From Polynucleobacter ibericus:
GCCATAGTAATCGCTCGACAGGCGCATCGAGATAGTGATTTTTAAGGCTTGGTATTCCAGCAAATCTAGCCTTCTTAGATACTCATCGCGCTGCTCATCATCAAAGCCATTCAGCAGCTCTTGCTCTAAAGATTTTAATGCGCCGTACAAGCGATTAATCTTATTTTGCATGCGCTTGGCGCGAAAGCTCGGCAAAGCCTGCAAAATTGGATAGCCCAATACGCAAAATGGGAGCAAGATGAAAACGAGGCGGCTAATCAGTTCTGCCATCCAAAAAGGGAAATAGGCAGCCAATAAAGGATAGTTATTTTTTTCGTAGTGAACCGCAACCGGACTTTCAATTAGTGCTGAATCCTTGAAAGACGGAAACTCTCCTCGCTTAGAAAAGAAGGATTCCTTGCCGTTGATATTTCTTGCGGCCTCAAGAAATAAAAATTGAATAGCTGGATGCATACGATCATCAATCAATAGATTGGTTGTCGTAGCAAGTAATTTCATATCCTTTGGGGGAGTGTTCCTCGCTAAATTAAACGAACCCTGAGGCACCTCCAAAATGTGTAGGTAAGGGATCAATTTAGCAAAGGCAGCTGAACGTTTAAAGGTGACCAAATGCATGGCTGGATCATTTAGCAAAGCTTGTACATTAGGAGCCTCATACGCGTCTACGATAAATGCTCCATCGATCTCCCCGCTTTGCAGCGCCTTGACAGCATCGTGTCCAGGAAGACCAATAAATCGAGCCCCTTTTTCATAGCCCGCAGCCTGGAGTATTTTTATCGCCTGAGTATGCGTGCCACTACCTTCAACGCCAATAGAAATCTTTCTACCCAAAAAATACTTTAGGCCGCCATCTACAGCTTCAAGATTCGCATCCTTTATTTCTGAGCCACGATAAAAAAACCATATTGGGTCATAGTCAACAGCCCCCAAAGACTGGATTCCTTTGGACTCTTTCGCATAATCTACACCGGCCTGAACAAAAGCCGCCTGCAAAGGATCATTACGATCAGCTAGTCGATCAATATTTTCTTGCGCACCCTTGGTCTGGACAAGCTCTAAGGTAATGCCCTTCTCTTTGAAAAATTCTGCATACTTTTTCCCAAGAGCCTCATATGAGCCGCCAGGCGATCCCGTTGCCAAGAGTACATGTCTTGGCGGAGGGGGGTCCGCATACCACCAGATGCCAATCAAGATGCATAACAAGAGAATCAGAATAGGCCAAGTCTCTCGCAGGAATTGAGTAAAGTCATCCCATTGCTGAGAAATACTCTCAGAAAGACCTAAGAATGTTTCTTGAATATCTTGTTTAAAACTTCCCATTCGTTACCGATCTGCAAATTTCGTTAAAGCTAATGATAATGGGCTTATTCTGATTCATTCAACTGATCTTTATGAGCCCTTTAAACCATGATAATTCTTAGAAAATCCCA
This genomic window contains:
- a CDS encoding TAXI family TRAP transporter solute-binding subunit, giving the protein MGSFKQDIQETFLGLSESISQQWDDFTQFLRETWPILILLLCILIGIWWYADPPPPRHVLLATGSPGGSYEALGKKYAEFFKEKGITLELVQTKGAQENIDRLADRNDPLQAAFVQAGVDYAKESKGIQSLGAVDYDPIWFFYRGSEIKDANLEAVDGGLKYFLGRKISIGVEGSGTHTQAIKILQAAGYEKGARFIGLPGHDAVKALQSGEIDGAFIVDAYEAPNVQALLNDPAMHLVTFKRSAAFAKLIPYLHILEVPQGSFNLARNTPPKDMKLLATTTNLLIDDRMHPAIQFLFLEAARNINGKESFFSKRGEFPSFKDSALIESPVAVHYEKNNYPLLAAYFPFWMAELISRLVFILLPFCVLGYPILQALPSFRAKRMQNKINRLYGALKSLEQELLNGFDDEQRDEYLRRLDLLEYQALKITISMRLSSDYYGLRTSIDYVRKCLNRGVHPYKVGDDLDPNLSTHSPSPDLLGNLKDA